Proteins found in one Paenibacillus wynnii genomic segment:
- the leuD gene encoding 3-isopropylmalate dehydratase small subunit — translation MDAFKKLTGIVAPVDRVNVDTDAIIPKQFLKRIERTGFGQFLFYEWRFDEAGSDNPAFEMNKPRYKGASVLISRANFGCGSSREHAPWAIMDYGFKTVIAPSYADIFYNNCFKNGILPIKLSESQVDELFNRTAAHEGYVLTVDLENKTLSDEFGLTIQFELDEHRRQFLLQGLDDIGLTLMHTDEIDAYEKRHAAKLFS, via the coding sequence ATGGATGCTTTTAAGAAATTAACGGGAATCGTGGCACCAGTGGACCGGGTAAATGTAGATACGGATGCAATCATACCGAAACAATTTTTGAAACGGATTGAACGGACAGGCTTTGGGCAATTCCTATTTTATGAATGGCGTTTTGACGAAGCTGGCAGCGATAATCCAGCTTTCGAGATGAACAAACCGCGTTATAAAGGGGCCTCCGTACTTATTTCCCGAGCCAACTTTGGCTGCGGATCCTCCCGGGAGCATGCACCTTGGGCGATAATGGACTATGGATTCAAAACGGTAATTGCACCTTCTTATGCCGACATTTTTTATAACAACTGCTTTAAGAACGGTATACTTCCAATCAAATTGTCTGAGAGCCAAGTCGATGAGCTGTTTAATCGGACTGCTGCTCACGAAGGATATGTATTAACTGTTGATCTTGAAAACAAGACACTTAGCGATGAATTTGGCCTTACGATCCAGTTCGAGTTAGATGAGCATCGCCGCCAATTTCTTTTGCAGGGTTTGGATGATATTGGTCTTACACTTATGCATACTGATGAAATTGACGCATACGAGAAACGTCATGCAGCCAAACTATTCTCTTAA
- the leuC gene encoding 3-isopropylmalate dehydratase large subunit, with protein MSKKTMFEKIWDNHVIHQEEGKPGILYIDLHLVHEVTSPQAFEGLRLSGRQVRRPELTFATMDHNVPTKDRFNITDPISKQQIDTLSQNCRDFGVRLFDLHDIDQGVVHVMGPEIGLTHPGKTIVCGDSHTSTHGAFGALAFGIGTSEVEHVLATQCLQQSKAKTMEIRFTGKRNPGVTAKDMILGVIAKYGTDFATGYVIEYTGQAIRDLSMEERMTVCNMSIEGGARAGLIAPDETTFEYLRGRQYVPQGEAYDQAVAQWKGFVTDEGAEFDTVVDFNVETLIPQVTWGTSPGMGTDICSSVPNPADFTTENERKAAEKALEYMDLAPGTPISEINIDYVFIGSCTNGRIEDLRAAAQVAQGHTVSENVTAIVVPGSGRVKMQAEKEGLDKIFVEAGFEWRDAGCSMCLAMNPDVLQPGQRCASTSNRNFEGRQGRGGRTHLVSPAMAAAAAIKGHFTDVRDWNYKAVAVNA; from the coding sequence ATGAGCAAGAAGACAATGTTTGAGAAGATTTGGGATAATCACGTTATACATCAAGAAGAAGGCAAACCAGGTATTTTGTACATCGATCTGCATTTGGTACATGAAGTTACTTCTCCGCAGGCATTTGAAGGACTTCGCCTGAGCGGTCGTCAGGTTCGCCGTCCTGAACTGACATTTGCAACTATGGATCATAACGTTCCTACTAAAGACCGTTTTAATATTACGGATCCTATATCCAAGCAGCAAATTGACACCCTTTCTCAGAACTGCCGTGATTTTGGCGTGAGATTGTTTGATCTTCATGATATTGATCAAGGGGTTGTTCACGTAATGGGTCCGGAAATCGGCCTAACACATCCCGGAAAAACCATTGTTTGCGGAGATAGCCACACTTCCACGCATGGAGCCTTCGGTGCTTTGGCATTCGGTATTGGTACGAGTGAGGTTGAGCATGTCCTTGCTACTCAATGTCTGCAGCAGTCCAAAGCTAAAACGATGGAAATTCGTTTTACAGGCAAACGGAATCCTGGTGTGACAGCAAAAGATATGATTCTAGGCGTTATCGCCAAATATGGAACGGATTTTGCAACCGGTTATGTTATTGAATATACAGGTCAAGCGATCCGTGACTTGTCTATGGAAGAGCGAATGACTGTTTGTAATATGTCGATTGAAGGCGGGGCGAGAGCAGGATTGATTGCTCCGGATGAGACTACTTTCGAATATTTGCGCGGACGTCAATACGTGCCGCAAGGTGAGGCTTATGATCAAGCCGTAGCCCAATGGAAAGGATTCGTAACCGACGAGGGTGCAGAGTTTGATACTGTGGTAGATTTCAATGTCGAGACTCTGATCCCACAAGTCACCTGGGGCACAAGCCCGGGAATGGGCACGGATATCTGCTCAAGCGTACCGAATCCGGCTGACTTCACTACAGAAAATGAACGTAAAGCTGCTGAAAAAGCTCTAGAATATATGGATTTGGCTCCAGGTACACCTATTTCCGAAATCAATATTGATTATGTGTTTATTGGTTCTTGCACAAACGGCCGTATCGAAGATTTGAGAGCTGCTGCACAAGTTGCTCAGGGACACACGGTATCAGAGAACGTTACAGCCATTGTTGTACCGGGCTCCGGACGTGTTAAGATGCAAGCCGAGAAGGAAGGACTTGACAAGATCTTCGTGGAAGCTGGCTTCGAATGGCGTGACGCAGGCTGCAGTATGTGTCTGGCGATGAATCCGGACGTTCTGCAACCAGGGCAGCGCTGCGCATCTACCTCTAACCGCAATTTTGAAGGACGTCAAGGACGCGGCGGCAGAACACACTTGGTATCACCGGCTATGGCTGCAGCTGCGGCCATCAAAGGGCATTTTACTGATGTACGGGATTGGAATTATAAGGCGGTAGCCGTCAACGCATAG
- a CDS encoding LysR family transcriptional regulator: protein MELRQLQYVLQIAAERNFSRAADKLHIAQPSLSQQLSKLEKELGVLLFQRNTSSVELTHAGAKFIEQAQTIIDAVELLRQEMSDISQLRTGRVVVGSMPITGAHLLPHVLPVFKEKYPEVDINLLEDSSMNLEKLTANGQTDLSLLSLPLEIPALTYEILGEERIDLAVPPGHPLASRLLTGVRTSLEELKDESFIVLKEGQGFRKMTMELCLNSGFNPRIVFESNNMETVQSLVATGMGVTLVPHFIARAPRSEFVPVYLPLAEPVPTRTLVIAYRRGRYLSKAAEAFIETFKTTVAGLNH, encoded by the coding sequence ATGGAACTTAGACAATTACAATATGTGCTGCAGATTGCAGCCGAAAGAAATTTCTCCCGCGCGGCAGATAAGCTGCACATCGCTCAGCCTTCTCTAAGTCAGCAGCTCTCCAAATTGGAGAAGGAGCTGGGAGTCCTGCTCTTCCAAAGAAATACAAGCTCGGTTGAACTGACGCACGCAGGAGCAAAATTTATTGAGCAGGCACAGACTATCATTGATGCTGTTGAACTGCTGCGTCAGGAAATGTCTGATATTTCCCAACTCCGGACCGGCCGGGTTGTTGTTGGAAGTATGCCGATTACAGGTGCCCATCTCCTTCCTCATGTTCTTCCTGTATTTAAAGAGAAATACCCAGAAGTTGATATTAATCTGCTTGAGGATTCCTCCATGAATTTAGAGAAGCTGACGGCGAACGGGCAGACCGATCTTAGTCTGCTCTCACTCCCTCTTGAAATACCTGCTCTGACTTATGAAATACTCGGAGAAGAGCGGATTGATCTTGCGGTTCCGCCAGGACATCCGCTCGCCTCACGCCTTTTGACAGGAGTGCGTACCTCACTGGAGGAATTAAAGGATGAATCCTTTATCGTGCTAAAAGAAGGACAGGGCTTTCGCAAAATGACAATGGAACTATGCCTGAACTCCGGCTTCAATCCCAGAATAGTCTTCGAAAGCAACAACATGGAAACTGTACAATCACTCGTAGCAACCGGAATGGGTGTAACACTCGTCCCTCATTTTATTGCCAGAGCACCACGGAGTGAGTTCGTTCCCGTATATCTCCCGCTGGCGGAGCCCGTTCCGACCAGAACTCTCGTTATCGCCTATCGGCGTGGAAGATACCTGTCAAAAGCCGCCGAGGCTTTTATCGAAACGTTCAAAACTACTGTGGCTGGGTTAAATCACTAA
- the proB gene encoding glutamate 5-kinase yields MTTRIVVKIGSSSLTGSEGGLNREAIAFFATEIAELQQSGCEVLLVTSGAVAAGFRSIGYPTRPKLLHEKQAAAAVGQALLMQAYQEAFTSHNITAAQILLTRTDFCSRRAMNNAVMTVEELLRQGAIPVFNENDTVSVDELKFGDNDTLSALVANLLKASMLLVLTDMDGLYSGDPRKHPNAVRYQQVEEITPEIYAIAGGAGSSVGTGGMRSKIDAAKIATRGGVPVFVGKVSEPGDLRIAVEGTGRGTYFATTSTSLPVKKQWLGFMSTPLGSLHVDAGAVEALLNGGHSLLPVGVKRTEGHFHAGDVVEVLGPDSRLLGRGIVNYDDAQLRMIEGLPSRQIVDKLGEVPRLEVIHRDEWITLR; encoded by the coding sequence TTGACGACACGAATAGTGGTCAAAATCGGAAGCAGTTCTCTAACAGGATCCGAAGGCGGATTGAACCGTGAGGCCATCGCATTCTTCGCAACTGAGATCGCTGAGCTTCAGCAGAGCGGCTGTGAGGTGCTGCTGGTTACCTCGGGTGCTGTAGCTGCCGGTTTTCGCAGTATAGGTTATCCTACACGTCCGAAGCTGCTTCATGAGAAGCAGGCTGCAGCTGCAGTGGGCCAAGCGTTGCTTATGCAAGCTTACCAGGAAGCCTTCACCTCGCATAATATTACTGCCGCGCAAATCTTATTAACCCGTACCGATTTTTGCAGCCGCCGTGCTATGAACAATGCGGTTATGACCGTAGAAGAGCTGCTTCGCCAAGGAGCGATACCTGTCTTTAATGAGAATGACACCGTCTCTGTAGACGAGCTCAAATTCGGGGATAATGATACCCTTTCCGCACTTGTCGCCAACCTGCTTAAAGCCTCAATGCTGCTCGTGCTCACAGATATGGACGGACTATACAGCGGTGATCCGCGCAAGCATCCGAATGCAGTCAGATATCAGCAGGTAGAGGAGATTACTCCTGAGATTTATGCGATCGCCGGAGGAGCTGGCTCCAGTGTCGGAACCGGCGGCATGCGCTCCAAAATCGATGCAGCTAAGATTGCAACCCGGGGAGGCGTCCCCGTCTTCGTGGGGAAAGTGTCAGAACCCGGGGATTTACGAATTGCCGTAGAAGGTACCGGAAGGGGAACCTATTTTGCCACTACCTCCACTTCTTTACCGGTTAAGAAGCAGTGGCTAGGCTTTATGTCTACCCCTCTAGGCTCCTTACACGTAGATGCGGGCGCAGTTGAGGCTCTGCTGAATGGTGGACACAGTCTGCTTCCTGTAGGTGTGAAACGGACGGAAGGCCACTTTCATGCCGGGGATGTTGTAGAAGTATTAGGACCCGATTCCCGATTGCTTGGACGGGGAATTGTGAACTATGATGACGCTCAGTTACGAATGATTGAAGGCTTACCAAGCCGCCAAATTGTGGATAAGCTTGGAGAGGTTCCTCGGTTGGAAGTCATTCACCGGGATGAATGGATCACTTTGAGATAA
- a CDS encoding glutamate-5-semialdehyde dehydrogenase — MSEVVTKATLAKTTTGILAGLTTDQKNEALLIMADALQREAAAIISANAEDLERGRIGGTPESMLDRLALNESRIDDIAEGLRQIAELPDPIGDRLELLERPNGLTIEKLRVPLGVIGIIYEARPNVTVDAAGLCLKTGNAVVLRGGSSAISSNRKIVEVLHHALAETAMPQNALQLIEDPNRTSVDQMLKLNGLLDVIIPRGGSSLIQNVVMNATVPVIETGAGICHTYLDSSAVPEMAQAISLNAKAQRPSVCNSMETLLVHRDYAESNLLALAEVFKEANVELRGCPETLSLIPWALSATPEDYATEYNDYILNLKVVGDLDEALQHIAQYGTKHSECIVTEDTDTAARFLQEVDAAAVYHNASTRFTDGFEFGFGAEIGISTQKLHARGPMGLPALTSTKYKIYGHGQIRG; from the coding sequence ATGAGTGAAGTTGTAACGAAAGCAACATTGGCTAAGACTACAACAGGAATACTGGCTGGATTAACAACCGATCAAAAAAATGAGGCTCTGCTAATCATGGCCGATGCCTTGCAACGCGAAGCAGCAGCTATCATTTCTGCCAATGCTGAGGATTTGGAACGAGGCAGAATCGGCGGAACTCCTGAATCGATGTTAGACCGTCTGGCACTTAACGAAAGCCGTATTGATGATATTGCAGAAGGATTACGGCAAATTGCCGAACTGCCGGACCCTATCGGCGATCGTCTGGAACTGTTGGAGCGTCCAAACGGACTGACCATCGAGAAGCTTCGGGTACCGCTGGGTGTCATTGGGATTATTTACGAAGCCCGGCCAAATGTTACCGTAGACGCAGCCGGACTCTGCCTTAAGACCGGCAACGCAGTAGTCCTGCGCGGTGGATCTTCCGCCATATCCTCTAACCGCAAGATTGTAGAAGTGCTGCATCATGCGCTTGCGGAGACCGCAATGCCCCAGAATGCACTTCAGCTGATCGAGGACCCTAACCGCACCTCGGTTGATCAAATGCTGAAGCTGAATGGCCTACTTGATGTTATTATTCCGCGCGGAGGCAGCTCCCTGATCCAAAATGTAGTCATGAATGCAACTGTACCCGTCATCGAAACAGGTGCCGGTATCTGCCATACTTATCTTGATTCCAGTGCTGTGCCAGAGATGGCACAAGCCATTAGTCTTAATGCAAAAGCTCAGCGGCCCTCTGTATGCAACTCTATGGAGACACTGCTTGTCCATCGTGACTATGCCGAATCGAACCTATTGGCACTTGCCGAAGTGTTCAAGGAAGCTAATGTAGAGCTACGTGGTTGCCCTGAAACCTTATCCTTAATCCCATGGGCCTTATCCGCTACTCCAGAAGATTATGCCACCGAATATAATGATTATATTCTCAACCTCAAAGTTGTCGGCGATCTGGATGAAGCTTTGCAGCATATCGCTCAATATGGAACAAAGCATTCAGAATGTATCGTAACTGAAGATACGGACACGGCTGCGCGCTTCTTGCAGGAGGTGGATGCTGCTGCTGTCTATCACAATGCATCTACCCGCTTTACCGATGGTTTTGAATTCGGGTTTGGAGCCGAAATCGGCATCAGTACACAAAAGCTGCACGCCCGGGGACCTATGGGATTGCCTGCACTTACATCAACCAAATATAAGATTTACGGCCACGGTCAAATTCGAGGCTAG
- the proC gene encoding pyrroline-5-carboxylate reductase yields MCQQPSIPLISEKIVFYGAGSMAEAIVRGMIARSVVASDHVVVLNRSSNERLAELRARYSVLASNDPEQKTEYLRTAPVIVLAMKPKDAAEALRTLGPLLNPDQLVISVIAGLTIRTIQGLLGRQQPVVRTMPNTSSSIGLGATGISFSKEVDEKGRRLALNMFEAVGLTSVIDEERMEILTGISGSGPAYIYYMMEAMIAAGIRGGLSVEQSGELTVQTVLGAARMVQQTGETPAALRKKVTSPNGSTQAALEVLDKGDFFETVIAAVNRCAERSREMGAALEKELSK; encoded by the coding sequence ATGTGTCAACAACCTTCAATTCCCCTCATTTCCGAGAAAATTGTCTTTTATGGAGCAGGATCCATGGCTGAAGCTATCGTACGCGGTATGATTGCCCGCTCGGTTGTTGCCTCAGATCATGTTGTTGTACTTAATCGTAGTAGCAACGAAAGATTGGCTGAGCTTCGAGCACGTTATAGTGTACTCGCAAGCAACGATCCCGAACAGAAAACGGAGTACCTGCGCACTGCACCCGTTATCGTTCTGGCCATGAAGCCTAAAGATGCTGCTGAAGCTTTACGGACCTTGGGCCCGCTGCTAAATCCGGACCAGCTTGTCATTTCTGTTATTGCAGGACTAACGATCCGTACAATTCAAGGACTGCTCGGAAGACAACAGCCTGTTGTTCGCACAATGCCCAATACCTCCAGTTCCATTGGACTCGGAGCTACAGGAATCTCTTTCTCCAAAGAAGTGGATGAAAAGGGCCGACGTCTGGCTCTGAATATGTTCGAGGCGGTAGGCCTTACATCTGTTATTGATGAAGAACGTATGGAAATTCTAACGGGGATCTCCGGAAGCGGTCCAGCATACATTTATTACATGATGGAAGCCATGATTGCTGCTGGTATTCGTGGTGGATTGTCTGTAGAGCAAAGTGGTGAGTTAACCGTGCAGACAGTGCTTGGGGCTGCTCGGATGGTTCAACAGACCGGAGAAACACCAGCTGCCCTGCGCAAGAAGGTCACCTCTCCGAACGGGTCTACACAAGCTGCGCTGGAGGTACTCGACAAAGGAGACTTTTTTGAAACGGTTATTGCTGCCGTAAACCGCTGCGCCGAGCGTTCCCGCGAGATGGGTGCAGCCCTGGAGAAAGAACTCAGTAAGTAG